The genomic DNA ATCCTTCCTGCGACTGGACCGGTGTTATCATCACGTTGGACGTCGCGATGGCGCTCCCGCCCCTGCCCATGTTGATCGCTATGACTGTGATCTTGTCAAGAGAGATGTCCATGTAGTTTATCCTGGGCGCGCTCTCAGCGATCTCGCCGCCGTATGAGAGATCCCTCTCCATATTCGAGTTCAGAGCAACGAGATCTCCTGTGCTGGAAGGCGCGAGCTTGGCGAAAGACGCACTTGGTATCTCAGGGATATCTGTCTGCATTAAACTCAGGTTGCTGGATTTGCGGAGAAAATCCTGATGGAACGCCCGTACATCCTCTATGGAGAGACCCTGCACGCTCTCCTGGGCAGATGCATTTGCAAGAAAAATCAGTGCAACACCCGTCAGCAGAATCATAATGCTGACGGGCGATTGCATATTGTTCATAACCTCCTGCTACTCCCCTGCTCACTTCTGCTGTGTTGTTATTGTGACTGTGTTAGTGGCTCTGCTGCCGGCACCAGCGCCAAGGGCTATCTGCTGTGGAAGTCCGATCCTCTCGAGGTTGACGGTTGTTGGTGCGGCATTTCCAAGATCACAGCAGGCGTTTGCATCCTGGTTCTTGGTCACCGTCTTTGAGTTCGCTGCAACCGCGCCGAATGCCGCAACAGCCACATCCGGGCCTGCTGCGGAGTAGATGTCATCGTAGTTGTAGTTCTGTCCTGGAATGACCGGGAAAGCAAAGCCAGCGCCGCCCGCGGAGTAGACTCCATTGGCAGCTATGAACGCTGTCTGAGATGTGCCCATCCCAGCCATCGGGGCAAAGTCCTGGGCCATGGCAGTGGTCAACAGCGCCAGTGTCACAGCCAGCAATATCGCTCCTTTCATGTTTTTTTCACCACCCATACATCCTTTAGATGTAAGAGTTAATCTACTTGGAATTATTTATATTTTTTGGTAACTTTCTTAAGTCATGGTTATATATTCTAACAAAGATATCAAATGAATCTAACCGCATGCCTGCAATTAAATCTGATGGATAATAAATGCACTGGCCGTATGACAGTGCAGAGTCTCCCAAAAATGATCCAGGTCTCGACACCAGACATCGTATACTATCATAATATAATATTCAAAACTGAATAGCAAAGCTAACTCTGTTTGTTGAGAGAAACCCTTCGCGCAGCTAAAAGCCGCAAACCTGTGGAGGTAATGCTGTCAGTTACCCTTCAGTGCTACCCATCCATCGTTGCACTTTGTGCTCATGGAGTATAAACTTTCCGAAAATGATGATGAACACCGCAAGTGGTCTACCTTTGTTGAGTTGATCCGATGGGGTTGGCTCCCTGAATGTGTTTATTTTGAAAGATATCGACATCGAAATCGATATCCAGTGGTCTGTTAGTTTTTTGACGTCTCATTGTTTGGTTGATGGCTATGAATCGCCTGCAGTTATTTCTTTTGCGCTTATCCACACATCACAGGTAGATTACCACACCGTAAGAGCACAGAGAATCCGCACGCTCTTATCCATATGATAACTTACCCATAGAAGTACTGGTTCTGCTATGCATCCCTGGTGAATGAATAAGTGCGTTCAGCAACCACATTGTACGACCCACAAGTTGCCAAGCACATAAGAGCGAATACGCATGCTGTCTGTTTAGTAAAGCCGCCGATGGGATTCGAACCCATGAACTGCTGATATCCCGGAGCCTGAGGCTCATACGAATCAGCCGCTCTAACCGGGCTAAGCCACGGCGGCACAGGATGGTGTTGTGACAGATCCTGATTTAAGCATTGCGATCGTGAGAATGTGCTGCCTACATCACAAGTGCTTCCCCGGATCACAGACTCATCCGGATGTCAGTGTATTTCAGATGCATGCAGCCTGTTGGGGTCATGTGGCGTGTCAGCCGTCAGACAGCTCGTCCAGTAATTTGAGCCAGTGACCATGGTCCGGCTTAATCTCTGCAAACCACGCCGCAGACCGGGAGCTCTGCCAATTCAGGCGGTTGTCATTCATCTGGGACATACGAAGCGAGGATGGATTCAGGCCCTCCCCTCATCTCCAGTCTCGACCCTGTCAAGTATCGCCTTGAACTCTGCCCACAGCTCTATGGGTATGCGCACACCATTCTTCGACCACCCGGTATATCTCTCAGAGGTCAGGTACTCCCTGATATCCACACCCACAGACCCCCTGAACTCCGTCTTCCTGATCACAACCTCTGTGCTCTCGTTCTTTCTGATCCTCCCGATCTCCTCATCCACCTCGTTCACCTCCCAGGCTCCAATCTCCGCTCCTGCTAAATACTTTGTGCACCTACAAAATGAGAAACCTGCGAGATGTGAGCATGGACAGAGCACTCTTCGAGATGGAGTACATAAAATGGATACGGTCTGTTGCAGGGAAGGTCGGCGGCCGGATGGCATGCTTGTCAAAGCCTGAGCGTGATCGTCTGCTGAGCGAGTACATGAGGCTTGAGGATCCTCTGGAGGTGTTTCGCGAGCTGTCCAGCATCGATCGTGTCAAGGGCCTTCAATGCGAAAATACAGACAAACACATATTTCTGGAGACTGACACGATCAACTTCTTCCCATCGTTTGGTGGTGGGAGCAACGCGCTCGACTTCTCGATCTCGATGAGCAGGCGTATGTACTTCAGAGGCCTGTGGTTCTCGATGATCTCTCTGAACAAAAGTTATGTAGAGAGGGCGACGGAGAAGATGCTTCTCTTCACGCTCGAACATGAGTTTGAAGTGGCCAGAATATTTGAGGATATAACAAAGGATTCAGGCTCAGAGATAAGGAGATACGATTCAGAGCGCATAGGAAAACTGAACATTACTCCGGATGATCTGAGGGAGGATGAGAGGCTCTTTATGGAGCTGATCGAGACGCAGCCCCTACTGCCCAGGCCGTATGCAGAGATGGCTCTCCTCCTCTACCTTGAGGAGAACTTCTCGATCCTGAGATGCTTCGGCACCCCGAGCACCACTGCGGATGAGGAGGCGTTCGGCGCAGGCCTATACGAGGAGTTCACAGGATGGAAGGGGTTCACGCAGAACAGCTACAGGATATTCGTCTCTGAGATAAGGAGCAAGATAAGAGATGCATACGCAGGTTATGCATGAGAGCTGTTCGTGAAGTATTTATATAGTGTATGCAGTAGGGAGCATCATCGAGACTCGAGGAGATCCAAAATTGCCAAAACCGGAAGTTAACATAGGCATGGTCGGCCATGTGGACCATGGGAAGACCACACTGGTCAGGGCACTGTCCGGCATATGGACCGATCAGCACAGCGAGGAGATGAAGAGAGGTATATCGATCAGGCTTGGCTATGCCGATGCTACCTTCAGGAAGTGCCCTAACTGCCCAGCACCCGACTGCTACACCGTGGACGAGATCTGCAAGCACTGTGGATCCCCCACCAACATTCTCAGAACAGTCTCCTTCGTGGACTCCCCGGGGCATGAGACTCTCATGGCCACAATGCTCTGCGGGGCCGCAATAATGGACGGCGCAGTTCTGGTGATAGCTGCCAACGAGCCGTGCCCTCAGCCCCAGACGAAGGAGCATCTGATGGCCCTGAACAT from Methanothrix thermoacetophila PT includes the following:
- a CDS encoding PC4/YdbC family ssDNA-binding protein, with the translated sequence MNEVDEEIGRIRKNESTEVVIRKTEFRGSVGVDIREYLTSERYTGWSKNGVRIPIELWAEFKAILDRVETGDEGRA